The Siniperca chuatsi isolate FFG_IHB_CAS linkage group LG7, ASM2008510v1, whole genome shotgun sequence genome includes a window with the following:
- the zc3h4 gene encoding zinc finger CCCH domain-containing protein 4 isoform X3 — MAVESMTVHPNSPTTNHEHNSLLTDERPEDGELEEGELEDDGGDVAEEEMGGGTSAVVGGGDGGDEAGGGGEAGGEGAGERPQRSKERHASSNSDDDRSHRRKRKRKKEKEREREKRRSKKKRKSKHKRHASSDDDHSDFSDDSDYSPSEKRKYREYSPQYPPSSHGGYGGSKKGSYMKMDKQSYVGYDEYDDDNFEAEEDEDIGEEDYDDFTKELNQYRKAKEGGGGRGGRGGRGRMKNQRGRGGMRGGRRGRGGGGGRGRGGRGGGGGGGGKMGGDNDDGDGYGDEMESLQYGDDDYDNMGDDDYDDYSKELNQYKKSKDRGRGRGRNRGRGRGDMGMDDDNNGDMDNGDGGGGGDGPGPGRRNQNEKHQDKKGKAICKYYIEGRCTWGDHCNFSHDIELPKKKELCKFYITGFCARADHCPYMHGEFPCKLFHTTGNCVNGDECMFSHEALNDDTQELLNKMLAEDAEAGAEDEKEVEELKKQGINPLPKPPPGVGLLPTPPRPVPIDTNTGAVDFGGPVVGDFGGHPGPNQGPIPSKGPPGPGPVPGPNPCAGPPIHSPEGIPFQGGPPNPSGPPPHMGPPPPGGGGGGGAGKKIPSLFEIKVQPTGQLAQKLAVRPSKCSRKVRHVLPFERVRTPLQDGGGRDAAHNFNTSQTPSGNQGQTAAPGPQGAPGAPPTRFPAPPGMMSPDMQNMGPNLGMNQGPPNMGPGGPPMMGGFASGDGPPHGGAMPPGPPQGGGNFFNNFFNQQDGMKMEGVVQEGDNYQGFAGMDERGGAGKFGNQSGGQEGSANGASANQGGISVPDFLPPAQRVLFMRIQQKQQEEEERARRMAEGGAEKSRDTEGDSGNWYSSEDEDGGGSVTSILKTLRQQTQAPQKSDGPPSDPRLQKASPANAPARPADPRLARDPRLARGAESGQIADSAHSMPAPSSSGPPADPRLARLAAAASAGATSHSPSTSKPEPPLVYKPPPLTTPAAEEEETERVLRDKPVPIPLDPLMGMALRDPRSQLQQFSHIKKDIVLHMPSFSKTITWSPEDLLPLPIPKQDLLPLPPGIPPVSSIDPRLSRTQQPLHTSLPHSQPPPVPPPPSVDPPAPSSSTTSLPDFELLSRILKTVNSSPSQTPSPPLLPPPIAPVSLLGPPPPMPPAPAEKPVDPRVARKGPSDPRLQPQKSALKQPSDPAPPPVSSTSPATTSSPPPPTIAPYDPRLLASGGAGRGVGAGAPGGASVLSNISLYDPRTNKPGSPGTSSGSNNSPNSACTESKPSDPPTGKPKSKEPLFVRKSALDQPEPEKSGEQGTDRYNSYNRPRPKPAPSPNSTVQGGPAAAGPAAAGPAAAGGQGAPGAASDQGPAGVHNLPVSSLFGMVKQATKPGGTSSPFGGNSPVQSDQAATEQDNASLKEVFKGFDPTASPFCQ, encoded by the exons ATGGCTGTGGAAAGCATGACTGTCCATCCAAACTCCCCAACTACCAACCACGAACACAACAGTCTCCTGACTGACGAAAG GCCAGAGGATGGAGAGCTGGAGGAGGGCGAGCTGGAAGATGATGGGGGAGATGtggcagaggaggagatgggtgGAGGTACGTCCGCAGTAGTGGGAGGCGGAGATGGGGGGGATgaagcaggtggaggaggtgaagcAGGAGGGGAAGGGGCCGGGGAGAGGCCTCAGCGGAGTAAGGAGCGCCATGCCAGCAGCAATTCTGACGACGACAGATCCCACCGTcgcaagaggaagaggaagaaagagaaggagcgagaaagggagaagaggaggtcCAAGAAGAAACGCAAATCCAAACACAAA cgTCATGCATCCTCTGATGACGACCACTCAGACTTCAGTGATGACTCTGATTACAGTCCCAGTGAGAAGAGGAAGTACAGAGAGTACAGTCCACAGTACCCCCCTTCT TCTCATGGGGGCTACGGCGGCTCAAAGAAGGGCAGCTACATGAAGATGGACAAGCAGAGCTACGTAGGCTACGATGAGTACGACGATGACAACTTCGAGGCAGAGGAAGACGAGGACATTGGGGAAGAAGACTATGACGACTTCACCAAGGAGCTCAACCAGTACCGTAAGGccaaggagggaggaggagggcgcGGCGGACGAG gggGTAGAGGTCGTATGAAGAACCAGAGAGGCCGTGGAGGaatgaggggagggaggaggggaagaggaggaggaggaggcagaggaagagggggtcggggtggaggtgggggtggaggaggaaagATGGGTGGAGACAACGACGATGGAGATGGCTATGGAGATGAGATGGAG TCCCTACAGTATGGAGATGACGACTATGACAACATGGGGGATGATGACTACGATGACTACTCAAAAGAACTCAATCAGTACAAGAAGTCcaaagacagaggcagag gaagaggtcgAAACCGCGGGAGAGGAAGAGGTGACATGGGGATGGATGATGACAACAACGGAGACATGGACAATGGG GACGGAGGCGGGGGAGGCGATGGACCAGGACCTGGGAGGAGGAATCAGAATGAGAAGCACCAGGATAAGAAAGGAAAGGCCATCTGCAAGTACTACATCGAGGGGAGATGTACCTGG GGGGACCACTGCAACTTCAGCCACGACATTGAGCTCCCCAAGAAGAAGGAGCTGTGCAAGTTCTACATCACTGGATTTTGTGCCCGAGCCGACCACTGTCCTTACATGCATG GTGAATTCCCCTGTAAGCTGTTCCACACCACAGGGAACTGTGTCAACGGCGACGAATGCATGTTCTCCCATGAAGCCCTCAATGATGACACGCAGGAACTGCTCAACAAG ATGCTGGCAGAGGATGCAGAGGCCGGAGCTGAGGAtgagaaggaggtggaggagcttAAGAAGCAAGGGATCAACCCTCTCCCTAAACCCCCTCCTGGAGTTGGCCTCCTACCTACCCCTCCTCGGCCTGTTCCTATAGACACCAACACAGGGGCTGTGGATTTCGGTGGACCTGTGGTGGGTGACTTTGGGGGTCATCCTGGACCTAACCAGGGGCCCATTCCCAGCAAAGGTCCCCCAGGACCAGGGCCTGTTCCTGGGCCTAACCCCTGTGCTGGTCCCCCTATACATAGTCCTGAAGGAATTCCCTTTCAAGGCGGGCCCCCAAATCCCAGTGGCCCACCTCCTCACATGGGCCCCCCACCTCctggtggtggagggggaggtggCGCGGGGAAGAAGATCCCCTCACTGTTTGAGATTAAAGTTCAGCCGACAGGACAGCTGGCTCAGAAACTGGCCGTCAG ACCATCCAAATGCAGCAGAAAAGTCAGGCATGTTCTACCGTTTGAACGGGTTAGAACACCGCTGCAAGATGGCGGCGGCAGAGATGCAGCTCACAACTTCAACAC GAGCCAGACTCCCAGTGGCAACCAGGGTCAGACTGCTGCACCTGGACCCCAAGGGGCCCCTGGTGCCCCTCCTACCCGCTTCCCTGCCCCCCCAGGCATGATGTCCCCTGACATGCAGAACATGGGCCCCAACCTTGGGATGAACCAGGGGCCCCCCAACATGGGCCCTGGCGGACCTCCCATGATGGGAGGATTTGCATCTGGTGACGGCCCTCCACATGGAGGTGCTATGCCTCCAGGTCCTCCTCAGGGTGGAGGAAACTTCTTCAATAACTTCTTCAATCAGCAGGATGGTATGAAGATGGAGGGAGTGGTGCAAGAAG GTGACAACTACCAGGGTTTTGCTGGCATGGacgagagaggaggagcagggaaaTTTGGTAATCAATCAGGTGGCCAAGAAGGCTCTGCTAATGGAGCGTCAGCCAATCAGGGAGGGATTTCTGTGCCTGACTTCCTGCCTCCAGCACAGCGCGTCCTGTTCATGAGGATCCAACAGAAGcagcaggaagaagaggaaagagctCGCAGGATGGCCGAGGGAGGAGCAGAGAAGAGTAGAGACACTGAAG GTGACTCAGGGAACTGGTACTCCAGTGAGGATGAGGATGGCGGTGGTAGTGTGACCTCCATCTTGAAGACGCTCCGTCAGCAGACCCAGGCTCCTCAAAAATCTGACGGCCCCCCAAGCGACCCTCGCCTCCAGAAGGCCTCTCCTGCCAACGCTCCTGCTCGGCCAGCAGACCCCCGCTTGGCTCGGGACCCACGTCTGGCACGAGGTGCAGAGTCGGGCCAAATCGCCGACTCCGCCCACTCCATGCCCGCACCATCTTCCTCTGGACCGCCTGCAGACCCCAGGTTAGCCCGGCTAGCTGCTGCTGCCTCAGCTGGAGCTACCTCCCACTCGCCTTCTACTTCTAAACCAGAGCCTCCTCTGGTCTACAAGCCCCCGCCACTTACAACCCcggcagcagaggaggaagagacggAGCGAGTTCTCCGGGACAAGCCGGTGCCGATTCCTCTGGACCCACTGATGGGTATGGCTCTGAGAGACCCACGCTCACAGCTGCAGCAGTTCAGCCACATCAAGAAGGATATTGTTCTCCACATGCCATCTTTCTCCAAAACCATCACCTGGTCGCCTGAAGATCTCCTTCCGCTCCCTATCCCCAAGCAGGACCTCCTTCCACTCCCACCAGGCattcctcctgtctcctccatAGACCCACGTCTGTCCCGCACTCAGCAGCCGCTCCACACATCGCTCCCTCACTCACAGCCTCCCCCCGTGCCGCCTCCTCCCTCCGTGGACCCCCCTgctccctcttcctccaccacctccctcCCAGACTTTGAGCTGTTGTCTCGTATCCTGAAGACTGTCAACTCCAGCCCGTCCCAgactccctcccctcctctcttacCCCCCCCTATTGCCCCTGTGTCACTGCTGGGTCCACCTCCCCCCATGCCTCCCGCACCTGCAGAAAAACCTGTTGACCCCCGTGTGGCCCGTAAAGGCCCCTCAGACCCCCGTCTGCAGCCTCAGAAGTCAGCACTGAAGCAACCATCAGATCCCGcgcctcctcctgtctcctctacCTCTCCAGCAACCACATCTAGCCCCCCTCCCCCTACCATTGCCCCCTACGACCCAAGGCTGCTCGCCTCAGGTGGGGCAGGGCGCGGTGTGGGAGCCGGGGCACCAGGGGGAGCTAGTGTGCTGAGCAAcatcagtctgtatgaccctcgGACTAACAAACCAGGCAGCCCTGGTACCAGCAGTGGCTCTAACAACTCCCCCAACTCAGCCTGCACAGAGTCCAAACCCAGTGACCCCCCAACAGGTAAACCCAAGTCCAAGGAACCCCTGTTTGTTCGTAAGTCTGCGTTGGACCAACCAGAGCCAGAGAAAAGTGGAGAGCAAGGAACCGATCGTTACAACAGCTATAACAGGCCCCGGCCCAAACCTGCACCCTCGCCTAACTCCACGGTCCAGGGAGggcctgctgcagctgggcCAGCCGCAGCTGGGCCAGCCGCAGCTGGAGGTCAGGGTGCTCCTGGAGCTGCTTCAGATCAGGGGCCCGCGGGTGTACACAACCTACCAGTGTCCTCTCTATTTGGCATGGTGAAGCAGGCGACCAAGCCCGGCGGGACGAGTAGCCCCTTTGGAGGAAACAGCCCGGTGCAGTCTGACCAGGCGGCCACAGAGCAGGACAACGCCTCGCTGAAAGAGGTTTTCAAAGGCTTTGACCCCACAGCCTCCCCCTTCTGCCAGTGA
- the zc3h4 gene encoding zinc finger CCCH domain-containing protein 4 isoform X4, producing MAVESMTVHPNSPTTNHEHNSLLTDERPEDGELEEGELEDDGGDVAEEEMGGGTSAVVGGGDGGDEAGGGGEAGGEGAGERPQRSKERHASSNSDDDRSHRRKRKRKKEKEREREKRRSKKKRKSKHKRHASSDDDHSDFSDDSDYSPSEKRKYREYSPQYPPSSHGGYGGSKKGSYMKMDKQSYVGYDEYDDDNFEAEEDEDIGEEDYDDFTKELNQYRKAKEGGGGRGGRGGRGRMKNQRGRGGMRGGRRGRGGGGGRGRGGRGGGGGGGGKMGGDNDDGDGYGDEMESLQYGDDDYDNMGDDDYDDYSKELNQYKKSKDRGRGGKGGRGRGRGKGGRGMIRGGRGRNRGRGRGDMGMDDDNNGDMDNGDGGGGGDGPGPGRRNQNEKHQDKKGKAICKYYIEGRCTWGDHCNFSHDIELPKKKELCKFYITGFCARADHCPYMHGEFPCKLFHTTGNCVNGDECMFSHEALNDDTQELLNKMLAEDAEAGAEDEKEVEELKKQGINPLPKPPPGVGLLPTPPRPVPIDTNTGAVDFGGPVVGDFGGHPGPNQGPIPSKGPPGPGPVPGPNPCAGPPIHSPEGIPFQGGPPNPSGPPPHMGPPPPGGGGGGGAGKKIPSLFEIKVQPTGQLAQKLAVRSQTPSGNQGQTAAPGPQGAPGAPPTRFPAPPGMMSPDMQNMGPNLGMNQGPPNMGPGGPPMMGGFASGDGPPHGGAMPPGPPQGGGNFFNNFFNQQDGMKMEGVVQEGDNYQGFAGMDERGGAGKFGNQSGGQEGSANGASANQGGISVPDFLPPAQRVLFMRIQQKQQEEEERARRMAEGGAEKSRDTEGDSGNWYSSEDEDGGGSVTSILKTLRQQTQAPQKSDGPPSDPRLQKASPANAPARPADPRLARDPRLARGAESGQIADSAHSMPAPSSSGPPADPRLARLAAAASAGATSHSPSTSKPEPPLVYKPPPLTTPAAEEEETERVLRDKPVPIPLDPLMGMALRDPRSQLQQFSHIKKDIVLHMPSFSKTITWSPEDLLPLPIPKQDLLPLPPGIPPVSSIDPRLSRTQQPLHTSLPHSQPPPVPPPPSVDPPAPSSSTTSLPDFELLSRILKTVNSSPSQTPSPPLLPPPIAPVSLLGPPPPMPPAPAEKPVDPRVARKGPSDPRLQPQKSALKQPSDPAPPPVSSTSPATTSSPPPPTIAPYDPRLLASGGAGRGVGAGAPGGASVLSNISLYDPRTNKPGSPGTSSGSNNSPNSACTESKPSDPPTGKPKSKEPLFVRKSALDQPEPEKSGEQGTDRYNSYNRPRPKPAPSPNSTVQGGPAAAGPAAAGPAAAGGQGAPGAASDQGPAGVHNLPVSSLFGMVKQATKPGGTSSPFGGNSPVQSDQAATEQDNASLKEVFKGFDPTASPFCQ from the exons ATGGCTGTGGAAAGCATGACTGTCCATCCAAACTCCCCAACTACCAACCACGAACACAACAGTCTCCTGACTGACGAAAG GCCAGAGGATGGAGAGCTGGAGGAGGGCGAGCTGGAAGATGATGGGGGAGATGtggcagaggaggagatgggtgGAGGTACGTCCGCAGTAGTGGGAGGCGGAGATGGGGGGGATgaagcaggtggaggaggtgaagcAGGAGGGGAAGGGGCCGGGGAGAGGCCTCAGCGGAGTAAGGAGCGCCATGCCAGCAGCAATTCTGACGACGACAGATCCCACCGTcgcaagaggaagaggaagaaagagaaggagcgagaaagggagaagaggaggtcCAAGAAGAAACGCAAATCCAAACACAAA cgTCATGCATCCTCTGATGACGACCACTCAGACTTCAGTGATGACTCTGATTACAGTCCCAGTGAGAAGAGGAAGTACAGAGAGTACAGTCCACAGTACCCCCCTTCT TCTCATGGGGGCTACGGCGGCTCAAAGAAGGGCAGCTACATGAAGATGGACAAGCAGAGCTACGTAGGCTACGATGAGTACGACGATGACAACTTCGAGGCAGAGGAAGACGAGGACATTGGGGAAGAAGACTATGACGACTTCACCAAGGAGCTCAACCAGTACCGTAAGGccaaggagggaggaggagggcgcGGCGGACGAG gggGTAGAGGTCGTATGAAGAACCAGAGAGGCCGTGGAGGaatgaggggagggaggaggggaagaggaggaggaggaggcagaggaagagggggtcggggtggaggtgggggtggaggaggaaagATGGGTGGAGACAACGACGATGGAGATGGCTATGGAGATGAGATGGAG TCCCTACAGTATGGAGATGACGACTATGACAACATGGGGGATGATGACTACGATGACTACTCAAAAGAACTCAATCAGTACAAGAAGTCcaaagacagaggcagag GAGGTAAAGGTGGCCGCGGGCGAGGGAGGGGTAAAGGAGGGCGGGGTAtgatcagaggaggaagaggtcgAAACCGCGGGAGAGGAAGAGGTGACATGGGGATGGATGATGACAACAACGGAGACATGGACAATGGG GACGGAGGCGGGGGAGGCGATGGACCAGGACCTGGGAGGAGGAATCAGAATGAGAAGCACCAGGATAAGAAAGGAAAGGCCATCTGCAAGTACTACATCGAGGGGAGATGTACCTGG GGGGACCACTGCAACTTCAGCCACGACATTGAGCTCCCCAAGAAGAAGGAGCTGTGCAAGTTCTACATCACTGGATTTTGTGCCCGAGCCGACCACTGTCCTTACATGCATG GTGAATTCCCCTGTAAGCTGTTCCACACCACAGGGAACTGTGTCAACGGCGACGAATGCATGTTCTCCCATGAAGCCCTCAATGATGACACGCAGGAACTGCTCAACAAG ATGCTGGCAGAGGATGCAGAGGCCGGAGCTGAGGAtgagaaggaggtggaggagcttAAGAAGCAAGGGATCAACCCTCTCCCTAAACCCCCTCCTGGAGTTGGCCTCCTACCTACCCCTCCTCGGCCTGTTCCTATAGACACCAACACAGGGGCTGTGGATTTCGGTGGACCTGTGGTGGGTGACTTTGGGGGTCATCCTGGACCTAACCAGGGGCCCATTCCCAGCAAAGGTCCCCCAGGACCAGGGCCTGTTCCTGGGCCTAACCCCTGTGCTGGTCCCCCTATACATAGTCCTGAAGGAATTCCCTTTCAAGGCGGGCCCCCAAATCCCAGTGGCCCACCTCCTCACATGGGCCCCCCACCTCctggtggtggagggggaggtggCGCGGGGAAGAAGATCCCCTCACTGTTTGAGATTAAAGTTCAGCCGACAGGACAGCTGGCTCAGAAACTGGCCGTCAG GAGCCAGACTCCCAGTGGCAACCAGGGTCAGACTGCTGCACCTGGACCCCAAGGGGCCCCTGGTGCCCCTCCTACCCGCTTCCCTGCCCCCCCAGGCATGATGTCCCCTGACATGCAGAACATGGGCCCCAACCTTGGGATGAACCAGGGGCCCCCCAACATGGGCCCTGGCGGACCTCCCATGATGGGAGGATTTGCATCTGGTGACGGCCCTCCACATGGAGGTGCTATGCCTCCAGGTCCTCCTCAGGGTGGAGGAAACTTCTTCAATAACTTCTTCAATCAGCAGGATGGTATGAAGATGGAGGGAGTGGTGCAAGAAG GTGACAACTACCAGGGTTTTGCTGGCATGGacgagagaggaggagcagggaaaTTTGGTAATCAATCAGGTGGCCAAGAAGGCTCTGCTAATGGAGCGTCAGCCAATCAGGGAGGGATTTCTGTGCCTGACTTCCTGCCTCCAGCACAGCGCGTCCTGTTCATGAGGATCCAACAGAAGcagcaggaagaagaggaaagagctCGCAGGATGGCCGAGGGAGGAGCAGAGAAGAGTAGAGACACTGAAG GTGACTCAGGGAACTGGTACTCCAGTGAGGATGAGGATGGCGGTGGTAGTGTGACCTCCATCTTGAAGACGCTCCGTCAGCAGACCCAGGCTCCTCAAAAATCTGACGGCCCCCCAAGCGACCCTCGCCTCCAGAAGGCCTCTCCTGCCAACGCTCCTGCTCGGCCAGCAGACCCCCGCTTGGCTCGGGACCCACGTCTGGCACGAGGTGCAGAGTCGGGCCAAATCGCCGACTCCGCCCACTCCATGCCCGCACCATCTTCCTCTGGACCGCCTGCAGACCCCAGGTTAGCCCGGCTAGCTGCTGCTGCCTCAGCTGGAGCTACCTCCCACTCGCCTTCTACTTCTAAACCAGAGCCTCCTCTGGTCTACAAGCCCCCGCCACTTACAACCCcggcagcagaggaggaagagacggAGCGAGTTCTCCGGGACAAGCCGGTGCCGATTCCTCTGGACCCACTGATGGGTATGGCTCTGAGAGACCCACGCTCACAGCTGCAGCAGTTCAGCCACATCAAGAAGGATATTGTTCTCCACATGCCATCTTTCTCCAAAACCATCACCTGGTCGCCTGAAGATCTCCTTCCGCTCCCTATCCCCAAGCAGGACCTCCTTCCACTCCCACCAGGCattcctcctgtctcctccatAGACCCACGTCTGTCCCGCACTCAGCAGCCGCTCCACACATCGCTCCCTCACTCACAGCCTCCCCCCGTGCCGCCTCCTCCCTCCGTGGACCCCCCTgctccctcttcctccaccacctccctcCCAGACTTTGAGCTGTTGTCTCGTATCCTGAAGACTGTCAACTCCAGCCCGTCCCAgactccctcccctcctctcttacCCCCCCCTATTGCCCCTGTGTCACTGCTGGGTCCACCTCCCCCCATGCCTCCCGCACCTGCAGAAAAACCTGTTGACCCCCGTGTGGCCCGTAAAGGCCCCTCAGACCCCCGTCTGCAGCCTCAGAAGTCAGCACTGAAGCAACCATCAGATCCCGcgcctcctcctgtctcctctacCTCTCCAGCAACCACATCTAGCCCCCCTCCCCCTACCATTGCCCCCTACGACCCAAGGCTGCTCGCCTCAGGTGGGGCAGGGCGCGGTGTGGGAGCCGGGGCACCAGGGGGAGCTAGTGTGCTGAGCAAcatcagtctgtatgaccctcgGACTAACAAACCAGGCAGCCCTGGTACCAGCAGTGGCTCTAACAACTCCCCCAACTCAGCCTGCACAGAGTCCAAACCCAGTGACCCCCCAACAGGTAAACCCAAGTCCAAGGAACCCCTGTTTGTTCGTAAGTCTGCGTTGGACCAACCAGAGCCAGAGAAAAGTGGAGAGCAAGGAACCGATCGTTACAACAGCTATAACAGGCCCCGGCCCAAACCTGCACCCTCGCCTAACTCCACGGTCCAGGGAGggcctgctgcagctgggcCAGCCGCAGCTGGGCCAGCCGCAGCTGGAGGTCAGGGTGCTCCTGGAGCTGCTTCAGATCAGGGGCCCGCGGGTGTACACAACCTACCAGTGTCCTCTCTATTTGGCATGGTGAAGCAGGCGACCAAGCCCGGCGGGACGAGTAGCCCCTTTGGAGGAAACAGCCCGGTGCAGTCTGACCAGGCGGCCACAGAGCAGGACAACGCCTCGCTGAAAGAGGTTTTCAAAGGCTTTGACCCCACAGCCTCCCCCTTCTGCCAGTGA